A single genomic interval of Gossypium raimondii isolate GPD5lz chromosome 11, ASM2569854v1, whole genome shotgun sequence harbors:
- the LOC105802386 gene encoding potassium transporter 4 — MELDSALTTPPTPPRNLFPLTWVNLSGNLILAYQSLGVVYGDLSTSPLYVYTSTLIGNLEDHQNEEAIFGACSLIFWTLTLIPLCKYVFILLAADDNGEGGTFALYSLLCRHANFSLLPNQQASDEELSAYRYGPSTHSNVSLLKRFLEKQKRPRTGLLIVVLFGASMVIGDGVLTSAIAVMSSLPGLQYSGKKLTKGALLLLACVILISLFALQHIGTHKVAFMFAPIVMLWLISIFCIGLYNIIHWNPKVVSAIYPYYIIKFFRETGRDGWISLGGILLSITGTEAMYADLGHFTAVSIRLAFVFAIYPCLVVQYMGQAAFLSRNLHSIPNSFFESIPDPVFWPIFVVTTLSAVVGSQATITATFSVIKQCQALGCFPRVKIVHTSKHIYGQIYIPEINWMLMILTLSITIGFQDTTLIGNAYGLATATLMFITTFLVALVITFVWQKSIWISGMFLLFFGIIEGAYLSAALMKVPQGGWVPLVLSFIFMMIMYIWHYGMCLKYNFDMHNKVPLQWLLGLGPSLGIVRVPGIGLIYTELATGIPAIFSHFVTNLPAFHKVLVFICVKSVPVPYVSSDERFVVGRVCPRPYRMYRCIVRYGYKDIQRDDGDFENQLIQSLAEFIHMEAGEPEFCTSEGSFDGRMMVTRSSSIQSGSTIIATEIEDCSESSSVQSSKSSALLSLRSVYDDENPPVRKQHIRFHLPANQIMDSAIREELMDLIVAKEAGFAYIMGHSYVKARRSSSCFKKFVIDVGYTFLRKNCRGPSVDLNIPHINLIEVGMTYYV, encoded by the exons CTTACGTGGGTCAATCTCTCCGGAAATCTAATATTAGCATATCAGAGCTTGGGGGTGGTGTATGGAGACCTTAGCACTTCACCTCTTTATGTTTACACAAGCACTTTGATTGGGAATTTGGAGGATCATCAGAATGAAGAAGCAATATTTGGAGCATGTTCCTTGATTTTTTGGACCCTTACATTGATACCCCTTTGTAAATATGTGTTTATCTTGCTAGCTGCTGATGATAATGGTGAAG GAGGAACTTTTGCTCTGTACTCGCTGCTCTGTAGGCACGCAAATTTTAGCTTGCTTCCAAATCAGCAAGCATCTGATGAAGAGCTCTCAGCCTACAGATATGGCCCCTCAACGCATTCCAATGTTTCCTTGTTGAAGCGATTTTTGGAGAAGCAAAAGAGGCCAAGGACAGGCCTTCTTATTGTGGTACTCTTTGGTGCTTCTATGGTCATTGGTGATGGCGTGCTCACTTCAGCAATAGCAG TGATGTCATCGTTGCCTGGGCTACAATATTCTGGAAAGAAATTAACTAAAG GCGCACTCCTCTTGCTTGCTTGTGTCATATTGATTAGCCTATTTGCTCTGCAGCATATTGGCACGCACAAGGTAGCTTTTATGTTTGCTCCGATTGTGATGTTGTGGCTGATATCAATTTTTTGTATTGGCTTGTACAACATAATACATTGGAACCCAAAAGTTGTTTCTGCCATTTATCCCTATTATATTATCAAGTTCTTCAGAGAGACTGGTAGAGATGGCTGGATTTCTCTTGGAGGGATCCTTCTATCAATAACCG GTACTGAAGCTATGTACGCAGACCTTGGTCATTTCACTGCTGTATCTATCAGG CTTGCATTTGTATTTGCAATATACCCGTGTTTGGTTGTACAATACATGGGTCAGGCTGCGTTCTTGTCAAGAAACCTCCATTCGATTCCTAACAGCTTCTTCGAATCTATTCCCG ATCCCGTTTTTTGGCCAATCTTTGTAGTCACCACCCTTTCAGCTGTTGTTGGAAGTCAGGCTACTATAACTGCCACTTTTTCTGTAATCAAACAATGCCAGGCCCTTGGTTGCTTTCCTCGAGTCAAAATTGTTCACAcctcaaaacatatatatggCCAGATCTACATCCCTGAAATAAACTGGATGCTCATGATCCTTACTCTTTCCATCACTATTGGATTTCAAGATACAACTTTAATCGGAAATGCTTATG GACTTGCAACTGCTACGTTGATGTTCATTACAACTTTTCTCGTGGCGCTTGTGATAACCTTTGTTTGGCAGAAAAGCATTTGGATTTCTGGAATGTTCCTTCTGTTCTTCGGGATTATCGAAGGGGCTTACTTATCAGCAGCACTGATGAAAGTGCCACAAGGAGGATGGGTGCCTCTTGTGCTCTCCTTCATATTTATGATGATTATGTACATTTGGCATTATGGGATGTGCTTGAAGTACAACTTTGACATGCACAACAAAGTACCATTGCAATGGTTGCTTGGCTTGGGTCCTAGCCTTGGTATTGTTCGTGTGCCCGGGATAGGCCTCATATACACAGAATTGGCAACGGGAATCCCTGCAATCTTCTCCCACTTTGTTACGAACCTCCCTGCGTTCCATAAGGTGTTAGTTTTTATTTGTGTAAAGTCAGTTCCAGTCCCATATGTATCATCAGATGAACGCTTTGTTGTTGGTCGGGTTTGCCCCAGGCCATACCGTATGTATAGGTGTATTGTGAGGTACGGGTACAAAGATATCCAGCGAGATGATGGGGATTTCGAGAACCAGCTTATACAAAGCCTAGCAGAGTTCATCCATATGGAAGCTGGAGAACCAGAGTTCTGTACTTCCGAGGGGTCATTCGATGGGAGGATGATGGTTACACGTTCAAGCAGCATCCAATCAGGCTCAACCATAATAGCTACTGAGATAGAGGATTGCAGTGAGAGTAGCTCCGTCCAAAGCAGCAAATCCTCGGCCCTACTCAGCTTGCGATCTGTTTACGATGACGAGAATCCACCAGTTAGGAAGCAGCACATAAGATTCCATCTGCCAGCAAATCAAATTATGGATAGTGCCATTCGGGAAGAGCTGATGGATTTGATTGTGGCAAAGGAAGCAGGGTTTGCATATATAATGGGTCACTCTTATGTAAAGGCCAGGAGAAGCTCATCatgttttaaaaagtttgtCATTGACGTGGGGTATACGTTTCTCCGAAAGAACTGCAGGGGCCCTTCCGTAGATCTAAACATTCCTCACATCAATCTCATTGAAGTCGGAATGACATATTATGTGTAG